From the genome of Labrus bergylta chromosome 4, fLabBer1.1, whole genome shotgun sequence, one region includes:
- the myom1a gene encoding myomesin 1a (skelemin) isoform X1, with product MSESIQVTQKQQRKQQLLQQHQHHHYQRQEQQKHHFESSCYLSSKSSVSQQSFSTFKTSSRRLKTSVKTEKGQEVIKLSPLPKRAKRTYLAMDKDKEVIGYVIPVFRASHEEVRGLMEARDDDVTEEGINYVAMRNLFVREAKEAMSVRVEKKTRTVHIRESAERVALSRTMDEWSEFRKKMNPDSLTHHPEFIVKPRGQTAWEGKNVKLHCTVAGWPKPRIAWYKNNVLIDAEAHPEKYTAESNYNMHSLEIKNCDFLDTAKYHISALNVKGESSFFATVVIKRFQEGEEAGPLDPKPHGFCPEYGVTFETTIIDKFEVAFGSEGETLSLGCTVIVYPTVKKYQPEVVWYRNSTPLKPSKWVHMNWSGDRATLTLVHLNKEDEGMYTMRVNTKSGFNNHSAYVFVRDAEVEVEGVPVAPLDVRCHDANKDYVVVTWKQPAMEGSSPILGYYVDRCEVGTHHWAQCNDTPVKYARFPVTGLVEGRSYIFRVRALNKAGASRASRVSEAVVAMDLSDRARLRAGPSAPWTGMIKFTEEDPTVGVIPGEPSDVVVTEATKSYVVLAWRPPVQRGHEGVMYYIEKCMAGTDTWQRVNTGMPVKSPRFALFDLAEGNSYNFRVRCCNSAGVGEPSVATGEIVVADKLDLPSAPGNPVATRNTATSVVVSWGASKDVKQLIGYYIECNVVGTDVWMPCNNKPVKQTRFVCHGLTTGANYVFNVKAVNAAGYSQSSPNSDAVVVQAAISVPGKPSGVTLLEAVKDYMMLGWSEPAKNGGADIRGYFVDYRTVKGDVVGKWHEMHEKALTTASYKAENLKENVSYQFQVRAMNMAGLSKASLPSAALECKEWTITVPGAPGGLHALEVRDTSAVVLWEPPAFSGRTPVNGYYMDIKEASAGDECWKAAHEKANKMKYMKFAGLKAGSSYVFRVRAQNLAGVGKPSAMLGPILAQTRPGTKEIYVDVDDDGVISMVFECSEMKEGSEFVWSKNYKAMTDTSRLTIVNEKGRTRAIFNSPSLEDLGTFSCVATNTDGISSSYTLTEEGLMRLLDISHEHKFPVIPFKNEMAMDLLEKGRVRFWTQVEKSSSACQVDYVFNDVIVTQGKKYTMNFDKSTGIIEMFMDSLEVTDEGTFTFNLVDGKAKGTTSLVLIGDEFRALQKKSEFERAEWVRKQGPHFVEYLGFTVTSACDVLLRCKIGNVKPETEITWSKDSIEIAEDDEEAQKIERQEGELTFNIGKWIIKQEIQEEKGQKKAPAVDVPPPPRPKICKKDAGIYDVFLRDDRGKDKSTFNLTDAGYQAVMNELFRVIANSSTDIQVISTEHGIILYSNVTYCNEELRVGWLHKDAKIAASERVKSGVTGEELWLKINEPTEKDKGKYSMDIFDGKDGVKRVFELSGQAWEQAFEEFQRLKAAAIAERNRARVVGGLPDVVAIQEGKSLNLTGNVWGEPAPEVCWTKNDRELVSDDRYKLKFEHGKFASITIATVTTADSGKYALVVKNKYGTEAGEFTVSVYNPDDDENKEKKG from the exons ATGTCAGAATCAATACAAGTGACGCAGAAGCAGCAGCggaagcagcagctgctgcagcagcatcagcatcatCACTATCAACGACAGGAACAGCAGAAGCATCACTTTGAGAGCAGCTGTTACCTGAGCTCCAAGTCTTCTGTTAGCCAGCAGTCGTTCTCCACTTTCAAGACTTCCAGCCGTCG CCTGAAGACCTCTGTGAAGACAGAGAAAGGGCAGGAGGTGATTAAACTGAGCCCGCTACCCAAAAGAGCCAAACGCACCTACCTGGCGATGGACAAGGACAAAGAAGTTATCGGCTATGTAATCCCCGTATTCAGAGCCAG TCATGAGGAGGTCCGAGGTCTGATGGAGGCCCGGGACGACGATGTCACAGAGGAGGGGATCAACTACGTGGCCATGAGAAACCTGTTTGTCAGGGAGGCCAAGGAGGCCATGAGTGTTAGAGTCGAGAAGAAAACCAGAACAGTGCATATCAGGGAATCAGCTGAACGTGTTGCACTGAGCAGGACG ATGGACGAGTGGTCTGAGTTCCGTAAGAAGATGAACCCAGACAGCCTGACACACCATCCAGAGTTTATCGTCAAGCCCCGTGGACAGACCGCCTGGGAGGGCAAGAATGTGAAGCTGCACTGCACTGTGGCTGGATGGCCTAAACCCAGGATCGCCTG GTACAAAAACAACGTGCTCATTGATGCTGAGGCCCACCCCGAGAAGTACACAGCCGAGAGCAATTACAACATGCACTCCCTGGAGATCAAGAA ctgtGATTTCTTGGACACCGCTAAGTATCACATCTCTGCCCTCAATGTGAAAGGggaatcttctttttttgctaCTGTTGTTATCAAAA GGTTCCAGGAAGGCGAGGAAGCAGGCCCTCTTGATCCTAAGCCAC ATGGTTTCTGCCCTGAATACGGTGTAACGTTTGAAACAACCATCATTGACAAATTTGAAGTGGCCTTTGGCAGTGAGGGCGAGACACTGAGTCTGGGCTGCACTGTCATCGTTTATCCCACTGTGAAGAAATACCAGCCTGAAGTCGTGTGGTACAGAAACT CGACCCCTTTGAAGCCCTCTAAATGGGTACACATGAACTGGTCTGGGGATCGTGCCACGCTTACACTCGTCCACCTGAACAAGGAAGATGAGGGCATGTACACCATGCGCGTCAACACCAAGTCTGGCTTTAACAACCACTCAGCCTACGTGTTTGTCAGAG ATGCCGAAGTTGAGGTAGAGGGGGTTCCCGTGGCCCCCCTGGATGTGCGTTGTCATGATGCCAACAAGGACTATGTGGTGGTAACCTGGAAGCAGCCAGCGATGGAGGGCAGCAGCCCCATCCTTGGATACTACGTCGACAG gtGTGAGGTGGGCACTCACCACTGGGCTCAGTGTAACGACACCCCTGTGAAGTACGCCCGCTTCCCTGTCACAGGACTGGTGGAGGGGCGTTCTTACATCTTTAGGGTGCGGGCCCTGAACAAGGCAGGAGCCAGCCGTGCGTCTCGTGTCTCTGAGGCTGTGGTAGCAATGGATCTCTCTGACAGAGCCCGCCTCAGAG CTGGTCCCTCAGCTCCTTGGACTGGCATGATTAAGTTCACAGAGGAGGATCCCACTG TGGGCGTCATCCCTGGAGAACCCTCTGATGTTGTGGTTACCGAGGCAACCAAGAGCTATGTGGTGCTCGCCTGGAGGCCTCCAGTGCAGAGAGGTCATGAAGGAGTCATGTATTATATTGAGAAG TGTATGGCTGGCACAGACACCTGGCAGAGGGTGAACACCGGCATGCCAGTCAAGTCTCCTCGCTTTGCCCTGTTTGACCTCGCTGAGGGAAATTCCTACAACTTCCGCGTGCGCTGCTGCAACTCTGCCGGTGTGGGCGAGCCCTCTGTTGCCACAGGGGAGATAGTTGTCGCAGATAAACTGG ACCTGCCCTCAGCTCCAGGCAACCCAGTGGCCACCAGGAACACTGCAACCTCTGTGGTGGTGTCCTGGGGGGCCTCCAAGGATGTCAAACAGCTCATCGGCTACTATATTGAATGTAATGTGGTCGGCACTGATGTCTGGATGCCTTGCAACAATAAACCTGTCAAGCAGACCAG GTTTGTGTGCCATGGCCTGACCACCGGGGCAAACTATGTGTTTAACGTCAAAGCAGTCAACGCTGCAGGATACAGCCAGAGTTCCCCTAATTCTGATGCTGTGGTTGTGCAGGCGGCCATCT CCGTTCCAGGGAAGCCCTCTGGTGTGACCTTGCTGGAAGCTGTAAAGGACTACATGATGCTGGGCTGGAGCGAGCCTGCTAAAAACGGAGGAGCTGATATCAGGGGATATTTTGTGGACTACAGGACCGTGAAGGGAGATGTTGTTGGGAAATGGCATGAAATGCACGAGAAGGCATTGACTACTGCCTCCTATAAA gCTGAGAACCTGAAGGAGAACGTCTCGTACCAGTTCCAGGTGCGTGCTATGAACATGGCAGGTTTGAGTAAAGCCTCTCTGCCCAGTGCAGCTCTGGAGTGCAAGGAATGGACCATTACTGTTCCAG GTGCTCCTGGTGGTCTTCATGCGTTGGAGGTTCGTGACACCTCTGCTGTGGTCCTCTGGGAGCCACCTGCATTTAGCGGCCGCACTCCTGTCAACGGCTACTATATGGATATCAAGGAGGCCTCTGCTGGAGATGAATGCTGGAAGGCTGCTCATGAGAAGgccaacaaaatgaaatacatgaaG TTTGCAGGGCTGAAGGCTGGTTCATCCTACGTCTTCCGTGTGCGTGCTCAAAATCTTGCTGGAGTTGGAAAGCCCTCAGCAATGTTAGGTCCAATCTTGGCCCAGACTCGCCCTG GCACCAAAGAGATATATGTGGATGTCGATGATGATGGCGTTATCTCTATGGTGTTTGAGTGCTCTGAAATGAAAGAGGGATCTGAGTTTGTGTGGTCCAAGAACTACAAGGCTATGACCGACACCTCTCGTCTGACTATTGTCAATGAAAAAGGAAG GACCAGAGCTATCTTCAACAGTCCCTCCCTGGAGGATCTGGGCACGTTCTCCTGTGTGGCCACCAACACTGATGGCATCTCCTCCAGCTACACGCTCACTGAGGAGG gtctCATGCGTCTTCTGGACATCAGTCATGAGCACAAGTTCCCTG TTATTCCCTTCAAGAATGAAATGGCCATGGATCTGCTTGAGAAGGGTCGCGTGCGATTCTGGACTCAGGTGGAGAAATCCAGCTCCGCTTGCCAAGTGGATTATGTCTTCAATGATGTCATCGTTACTCAGGGCAAG AAATACACAATGAACTTTGACAAGTCTACCGGCATTATTGAAATGTTTATGGACTCTCTGGAGGTCACTGATGAGGGAACGTTCACCTTTAACCTGGTGGATGGAAAGGCTAAGGGAACAACCAGTCTGGTGCTCATTGGAGATG AATTCAGGGCGCTTCAAAAGAAATCAGAATTTGAGAGGGCAGAATGGGTCAGGAAACAAG GTCCACACTTCGTGGAGTACCTTGGCTTCACTGTTACTTCAGCATGTGATGTGCTCTTGAGATGCAAG ATAGGAAATGTCAAACCAGAGACTGAGATCACCTGGTCGAAGGACAGCATTGAGATTGCTGAGGACGACGAGGAGGCCCAGAAAATTGAGAGACAGGAGGGCGAGCTGACCTTTAATATCGGAAAG TGGATTATTAAGCAAGAGATACAGgaagaaaaaggacaaaaaaaggcGCCTGCTGTGGACGTTCCCCCGCCGCCAAGACCCAAA ATCTGCAAGAAGGATGCAGGTATTTACGACGTGTTCCTGAGGGATGACAGAGGCAAAGATAAGAGCACATTCAATCTGACAGATGCAG gaTACCAAGCTGTAATGAATGAACTGTTCAGGGTTATTG CCAACTCCTCCACTGATATCCAAGTCATCAGTACTGAGCATGGCATCATCCTCTACTCCAATGTCACATATTGCAACGAGGAACTGCGTGTTGGTTGGCTCCACAA AGATGCTAAGATTGCCGCCTCAGAGAGAGTTAAGTCTGGAGTCACAGGGGAGGAGCTTTGGCTTAAGATCAACGAGCCCACTGAGAAGGACAAGGGCAAATACAGCATGGACATCTTTGATGGCAAGGATGGTGTAAAGAGAGTCTTCGAGCTGTCTGGCCAGG CATGGGAACAGGCGTTTGAGGAATTCCAAAGGCTCAA GGCGGCAGCAATCGCAGAAAGAA ATCGTGCTCGTGTTGTTGGAGGCTTGCCAGATGTGGTTGCAATCCAAGAGGGCAAG TCCCTGAACCTGACTGGCAATGTCTGGGGCGAGCCCGCACCTGAGGTGTGCTGGACGAAGAACGACAGGGAGCTGGTGTCTGACGACCGCTACAAACTCAAGTTCGAGCATGGCAAGTTTGCCAGCATCACAATTGCTACCGTCACCACGGCTGACTCTGGCAAATACGCCCTGGTGGTCAAGAACAAGTACGGCACAGAGGCTGGTGAGTTCACTGTCAGCGTCTACAACCCAGACGACGACgagaacaaagagaagaaaggcTAA
- the myom1a gene encoding myomesin 1a (skelemin) isoform X2 → MSESIQVTQKQQRKQQLLQQHQHHHYQRQEQQKHHFESSCYLSSKSSVSQQSFSTFKTSSRRLKTSVKTEKGQEVIKLSPLPKRAKRTYLAMDKDKEVIGYVIPVFRASHEEVRGLMEARDDDVTEEGINYVAMRNLFVREAKEAMSVRVEKKTRTVHIRESAERVALSRTMDEWSEFRKKMNPDSLTHHPEFIVKPRGQTAWEGKNVKLHCTVAGWPKPRIAWYKNNVLIDAEAHPEKYTAESNYNMHSLEIKNCDFLDTAKYHISALNVKGESSFFATVVIKRFQEGEEAGPLDPKPHGFCPEYGVTFETTIIDKFEVAFGSEGETLSLGCTVIVYPTVKKYQPEVVWYRNSTPLKPSKWVHMNWSGDRATLTLVHLNKEDEGMYTMRVNTKSGFNNHSAYVFVRDAEVEVEGVPVAPLDVRCHDANKDYVVVTWKQPAMEGSSPILGYYVDRCEVGTHHWAQCNDTPVKYARFPVTGLVEGRSYIFRVRALNKAGASRASRVSEAVVAMDLSDRARLRAGPSAPWTGMIKFTEEDPTVGVIPGEPSDVVVTEATKSYVVLAWRPPVQRGHEGVMYYIEKCMAGTDTWQRVNTGMPVKSPRFALFDLAEGNSYNFRVRCCNSAGVGEPSVATGEIVVADKLDLPSAPGNPVATRNTATSVVVSWGASKDVKQLIGYYIECNVVGTDVWMPCNNKPVKQTRFVCHGLTTGANYVFNVKAVNAAGYSQSSPNSDAVVVQAAISVPGKPSGVTLLEAVKDYMMLGWSEPAKNGGADIRGYFVDYRTVKGDVVGKWHEMHEKALTTASYKAENLKENVSYQFQVRAMNMAGLSKASLPSAALECKEWTITVPGAPGGLHALEVRDTSAVVLWEPPAFSGRTPVNGYYMDIKEASAGDECWKAAHEKANKMKYMKFAGLKAGSSYVFRVRAQNLAGVGKPSAMLGPILAQTRPGTKEIYVDVDDDGVISMVFECSEMKEGSEFVWSKNYKAMTDTSRLTIVNEKGRTRAIFNSPSLEDLGTFSCVATNTDGISSSYTLTEEGLMRLLDISHEHKFPVIPFKNEMAMDLLEKGRVRFWTQVEKSSSACQVDYVFNDVIVTQGKKYTMNFDKSTGIIEMFMDSLEVTDEGTFTFNLVDGKAKGTTSLVLIGDEFRALQKKSEFERAEWVRKQGPHFVEYLGFTVTSACDVLLRCKIGNVKPETEITWSKDSIEIAEDDEEAQKIERQEGELTFNIGKICKKDAGIYDVFLRDDRGKDKSTFNLTDAGYQAVMNELFRVIANSSTDIQVISTEHGIILYSNVTYCNEELRVGWLHKDAKIAASERVKSGVTGEELWLKINEPTEKDKGKYSMDIFDGKDGVKRVFELSGQAWEQAFEEFQRLKAAAIAERNRARVVGGLPDVVAIQEGKSLNLTGNVWGEPAPEVCWTKNDRELVSDDRYKLKFEHGKFASITIATVTTADSGKYALVVKNKYGTEAGEFTVSVYNPDDDENKEKKG, encoded by the exons ATGTCAGAATCAATACAAGTGACGCAGAAGCAGCAGCggaagcagcagctgctgcagcagcatcagcatcatCACTATCAACGACAGGAACAGCAGAAGCATCACTTTGAGAGCAGCTGTTACCTGAGCTCCAAGTCTTCTGTTAGCCAGCAGTCGTTCTCCACTTTCAAGACTTCCAGCCGTCG CCTGAAGACCTCTGTGAAGACAGAGAAAGGGCAGGAGGTGATTAAACTGAGCCCGCTACCCAAAAGAGCCAAACGCACCTACCTGGCGATGGACAAGGACAAAGAAGTTATCGGCTATGTAATCCCCGTATTCAGAGCCAG TCATGAGGAGGTCCGAGGTCTGATGGAGGCCCGGGACGACGATGTCACAGAGGAGGGGATCAACTACGTGGCCATGAGAAACCTGTTTGTCAGGGAGGCCAAGGAGGCCATGAGTGTTAGAGTCGAGAAGAAAACCAGAACAGTGCATATCAGGGAATCAGCTGAACGTGTTGCACTGAGCAGGACG ATGGACGAGTGGTCTGAGTTCCGTAAGAAGATGAACCCAGACAGCCTGACACACCATCCAGAGTTTATCGTCAAGCCCCGTGGACAGACCGCCTGGGAGGGCAAGAATGTGAAGCTGCACTGCACTGTGGCTGGATGGCCTAAACCCAGGATCGCCTG GTACAAAAACAACGTGCTCATTGATGCTGAGGCCCACCCCGAGAAGTACACAGCCGAGAGCAATTACAACATGCACTCCCTGGAGATCAAGAA ctgtGATTTCTTGGACACCGCTAAGTATCACATCTCTGCCCTCAATGTGAAAGGggaatcttctttttttgctaCTGTTGTTATCAAAA GGTTCCAGGAAGGCGAGGAAGCAGGCCCTCTTGATCCTAAGCCAC ATGGTTTCTGCCCTGAATACGGTGTAACGTTTGAAACAACCATCATTGACAAATTTGAAGTGGCCTTTGGCAGTGAGGGCGAGACACTGAGTCTGGGCTGCACTGTCATCGTTTATCCCACTGTGAAGAAATACCAGCCTGAAGTCGTGTGGTACAGAAACT CGACCCCTTTGAAGCCCTCTAAATGGGTACACATGAACTGGTCTGGGGATCGTGCCACGCTTACACTCGTCCACCTGAACAAGGAAGATGAGGGCATGTACACCATGCGCGTCAACACCAAGTCTGGCTTTAACAACCACTCAGCCTACGTGTTTGTCAGAG ATGCCGAAGTTGAGGTAGAGGGGGTTCCCGTGGCCCCCCTGGATGTGCGTTGTCATGATGCCAACAAGGACTATGTGGTGGTAACCTGGAAGCAGCCAGCGATGGAGGGCAGCAGCCCCATCCTTGGATACTACGTCGACAG gtGTGAGGTGGGCACTCACCACTGGGCTCAGTGTAACGACACCCCTGTGAAGTACGCCCGCTTCCCTGTCACAGGACTGGTGGAGGGGCGTTCTTACATCTTTAGGGTGCGGGCCCTGAACAAGGCAGGAGCCAGCCGTGCGTCTCGTGTCTCTGAGGCTGTGGTAGCAATGGATCTCTCTGACAGAGCCCGCCTCAGAG CTGGTCCCTCAGCTCCTTGGACTGGCATGATTAAGTTCACAGAGGAGGATCCCACTG TGGGCGTCATCCCTGGAGAACCCTCTGATGTTGTGGTTACCGAGGCAACCAAGAGCTATGTGGTGCTCGCCTGGAGGCCTCCAGTGCAGAGAGGTCATGAAGGAGTCATGTATTATATTGAGAAG TGTATGGCTGGCACAGACACCTGGCAGAGGGTGAACACCGGCATGCCAGTCAAGTCTCCTCGCTTTGCCCTGTTTGACCTCGCTGAGGGAAATTCCTACAACTTCCGCGTGCGCTGCTGCAACTCTGCCGGTGTGGGCGAGCCCTCTGTTGCCACAGGGGAGATAGTTGTCGCAGATAAACTGG ACCTGCCCTCAGCTCCAGGCAACCCAGTGGCCACCAGGAACACTGCAACCTCTGTGGTGGTGTCCTGGGGGGCCTCCAAGGATGTCAAACAGCTCATCGGCTACTATATTGAATGTAATGTGGTCGGCACTGATGTCTGGATGCCTTGCAACAATAAACCTGTCAAGCAGACCAG GTTTGTGTGCCATGGCCTGACCACCGGGGCAAACTATGTGTTTAACGTCAAAGCAGTCAACGCTGCAGGATACAGCCAGAGTTCCCCTAATTCTGATGCTGTGGTTGTGCAGGCGGCCATCT CCGTTCCAGGGAAGCCCTCTGGTGTGACCTTGCTGGAAGCTGTAAAGGACTACATGATGCTGGGCTGGAGCGAGCCTGCTAAAAACGGAGGAGCTGATATCAGGGGATATTTTGTGGACTACAGGACCGTGAAGGGAGATGTTGTTGGGAAATGGCATGAAATGCACGAGAAGGCATTGACTACTGCCTCCTATAAA gCTGAGAACCTGAAGGAGAACGTCTCGTACCAGTTCCAGGTGCGTGCTATGAACATGGCAGGTTTGAGTAAAGCCTCTCTGCCCAGTGCAGCTCTGGAGTGCAAGGAATGGACCATTACTGTTCCAG GTGCTCCTGGTGGTCTTCATGCGTTGGAGGTTCGTGACACCTCTGCTGTGGTCCTCTGGGAGCCACCTGCATTTAGCGGCCGCACTCCTGTCAACGGCTACTATATGGATATCAAGGAGGCCTCTGCTGGAGATGAATGCTGGAAGGCTGCTCATGAGAAGgccaacaaaatgaaatacatgaaG TTTGCAGGGCTGAAGGCTGGTTCATCCTACGTCTTCCGTGTGCGTGCTCAAAATCTTGCTGGAGTTGGAAAGCCCTCAGCAATGTTAGGTCCAATCTTGGCCCAGACTCGCCCTG GCACCAAAGAGATATATGTGGATGTCGATGATGATGGCGTTATCTCTATGGTGTTTGAGTGCTCTGAAATGAAAGAGGGATCTGAGTTTGTGTGGTCCAAGAACTACAAGGCTATGACCGACACCTCTCGTCTGACTATTGTCAATGAAAAAGGAAG GACCAGAGCTATCTTCAACAGTCCCTCCCTGGAGGATCTGGGCACGTTCTCCTGTGTGGCCACCAACACTGATGGCATCTCCTCCAGCTACACGCTCACTGAGGAGG gtctCATGCGTCTTCTGGACATCAGTCATGAGCACAAGTTCCCTG TTATTCCCTTCAAGAATGAAATGGCCATGGATCTGCTTGAGAAGGGTCGCGTGCGATTCTGGACTCAGGTGGAGAAATCCAGCTCCGCTTGCCAAGTGGATTATGTCTTCAATGATGTCATCGTTACTCAGGGCAAG AAATACACAATGAACTTTGACAAGTCTACCGGCATTATTGAAATGTTTATGGACTCTCTGGAGGTCACTGATGAGGGAACGTTCACCTTTAACCTGGTGGATGGAAAGGCTAAGGGAACAACCAGTCTGGTGCTCATTGGAGATG AATTCAGGGCGCTTCAAAAGAAATCAGAATTTGAGAGGGCAGAATGGGTCAGGAAACAAG GTCCACACTTCGTGGAGTACCTTGGCTTCACTGTTACTTCAGCATGTGATGTGCTCTTGAGATGCAAG ATAGGAAATGTCAAACCAGAGACTGAGATCACCTGGTCGAAGGACAGCATTGAGATTGCTGAGGACGACGAGGAGGCCCAGAAAATTGAGAGACAGGAGGGCGAGCTGACCTTTAATATCGGAAAG ATCTGCAAGAAGGATGCAGGTATTTACGACGTGTTCCTGAGGGATGACAGAGGCAAAGATAAGAGCACATTCAATCTGACAGATGCAG gaTACCAAGCTGTAATGAATGAACTGTTCAGGGTTATTG CCAACTCCTCCACTGATATCCAAGTCATCAGTACTGAGCATGGCATCATCCTCTACTCCAATGTCACATATTGCAACGAGGAACTGCGTGTTGGTTGGCTCCACAA AGATGCTAAGATTGCCGCCTCAGAGAGAGTTAAGTCTGGAGTCACAGGGGAGGAGCTTTGGCTTAAGATCAACGAGCCCACTGAGAAGGACAAGGGCAAATACAGCATGGACATCTTTGATGGCAAGGATGGTGTAAAGAGAGTCTTCGAGCTGTCTGGCCAGG CATGGGAACAGGCGTTTGAGGAATTCCAAAGGCTCAA GGCGGCAGCAATCGCAGAAAGAA ATCGTGCTCGTGTTGTTGGAGGCTTGCCAGATGTGGTTGCAATCCAAGAGGGCAAG TCCCTGAACCTGACTGGCAATGTCTGGGGCGAGCCCGCACCTGAGGTGTGCTGGACGAAGAACGACAGGGAGCTGGTGTCTGACGACCGCTACAAACTCAAGTTCGAGCATGGCAAGTTTGCCAGCATCACAATTGCTACCGTCACCACGGCTGACTCTGGCAAATACGCCCTGGTGGTCAAGAACAAGTACGGCACAGAGGCTGGTGAGTTCACTGTCAGCGTCTACAACCCAGACGACGACgagaacaaagagaagaaaggcTAA